In Panthera leo isolate Ple1 chromosome E3, P.leo_Ple1_pat1.1, whole genome shotgun sequence, a genomic segment contains:
- the ZNF789 gene encoding zinc finger protein 789 isoform X4, translated as MAAILPHLQDQDVEAVFVTAGWKESLSFEDVAVYFTREEWDKLDWAQKDLYRDVMLENYRNMILLGFQFPKPEVICLLEQWEEPWILDLPRTGTRKASSSACPGSEARWKMKKPTPGQKIFKDLESCKTSAVKQQTAKGPSEKLRKCNELVDIYRLAFPTIGDECSKNFLQNLHLIQDQNAQTGRRRGQCDEYGKPFSQRSLFLQHKQIPPNAKSYKCSECGRVFRRQANFVRHHRIHTSEDPFECDICGQAFKQKSTLAVHKQCHLQKKPYKCHDCGKCFRQMAYLIEHKRIHTKEKPYKCSECERTFSQNSTLIRHQLIHSGEKPHKCVECGKAFGRHSTLMSHQQIHTKQNTHKCSECGECFSRNVDLIQHQRTHTKEEFFECRECGKTFSFKANLHRHEVIHTGERPYRCDKCGKSFIWRTSFIKHQGTHREQVSV; from the exons GAGTCGCTGTCATTTGAGGATGTGGCTGTGTACTTCACTAGAGAAGAGTGGGACAAACTTGACTGGGCTCAGAAGGACCTCTACAGAGACGTGATGCTGGAGAATTACAGGAACATGATCTTGCTGG GATTTCAGTTTCCCAAACCTGAGGTGATCTGCCTGCTGGAGCAGTGGGAAGAGCCATGGATCCTGGATCTACCAAGAACTGGGACTAGGAAGGCTTCCAGTAGTGCTTGCCCAG GTTCTGAAGCCAGATGGAAGATGAAAAAGCCAACTCCAGGGCAGAAGATCTTTAAAGACTTAGAGTCGTGTAAGACATCTGCAGTAAAGCAGCAAACAGCCAAGGGACCTTCAGAAAAGTTACGTAAATGTAACGAATTGGTGGACATTTACAGACTTGCCTTTCCCACTATTGGTGATGAATGCAGTAAGAACTTCCTTCAAAACCTTCACCTTATTCAAGATCAGAATGCTCAAACAGGGAGGAGGCGTGGCCAGTGTGATGAGTATGGAAAGCCTTTCAGTCAGAGATCACTGTTTTTGCAGCATAAGCAAATCCCTCCAAACGCAAAATCTTACaaatgcagtgaatgtgggagAGTCTTCAGACGTCAGGCAAATTTTGTTCGACATCATAGAATTCACACATCAGAGGACCCCTTTGAATGTGACATATGTGGGCAAGCCTTCAAACAGAAGTCCACTCTTGCTGTCCATAAACAGTGTCACCTGCAGAAAAAGCCATATAAATGTCATGACTGTGGAAAATGTTTCCGTCAGATGGCATATCTTATTGAACATAAGCGGATCCATACCAAAGAAAAACCCTATAAATGTAGTGAGTGTGAAAGAACGTTTAGTCAGAATTCAACCCTTATTCGACATCAGCTAATCCATAGTGGAGAAAAACCCCATAAATGTGTCGAGTGTGGAAAAGCCTTTGGTCGGCATTCGACTCTTATGAGCCATCAACAGATTCACACTAAACAGAACACTCATAAATGCAGTGAATGCGGGGAATGCTTCAGTCGGAATGTAGACCTCATTCAGCATCAAAGAACCCATACCAAGGAGGAATTCTTTGAATGTagagaatgtggaaaaacttTTAGTTTTAAGGCAAATCTTCATCGCCATGAGGTCattcatactggagagagacCTTACAGATGTGACAAATGTGGAAAATCTTTTATCTGGCGCACAAGCTTTATTAAGCATCAGGGTACTCACAGAGAACAGGTATCTGTGTGA
- the ZNF394 gene encoding zinc finger protein 394, whose amino-acid sequence MSSSLTASQVSDAEAGAWMAAEKSRVAAPSLRDGLLIVKVEEDSPGGRESDLPADCQDSEKSRQQFRRFRYQEVTGPEEALSRLRELCRRWLRPEMHTKEQILELLVLEQFLSILPQELQAWVRKHCPQSGEKAAAVVRAFQRALDGASPQELVKIENVAVSLNCEEWEPLDPAPREFCWESAQEDHRTSVSLVSPSLETRTENKDFIPKQEILEEVEPQGQLQEGSHRKAPPGCSDTGEIGVEKQSRNPSSLKLENSPEEEGLPSTADLKNGPTEEGDFRHDQLGNRARSSNSVLCQHVQATGRPVDHNDLGDSCTQSSEPVKHHTVKPPRSVDSEEQLHSADLFKTQRQFREERPYKCGNCEKSFKQRSDLFKHQRIHTGEKPYQCQECGKRFSQSAALIKHQRTHTGEKPYTCPKCGDSFRQSSHLTRHQRIHIGEKHFECHECGETCRISNRFRHQRIHKGERPYACEECEKSFKRCSDLSKHQRIHTGEKPYGCSVCGKRFSQSATLITHQRTHTGEKPYKCLECGESFRQSPHLIRHQRIHRNKVPPF is encoded by the exons ATGAGTTCGAGCTTGACCGCGAGTCAAGTCAGTGACGCCGAGGCAGGAGCCTGGATGGCAGCTGAGAAGTCTAGGGTCGCCGCGCCATCTCTGCGTGATGGACTTTTGATAGTGAAAGTGGAGGAAGACTCACCTGGAGGTCGGGAGTCGGACCTGCCCGCGGACTGTCAGGATTCCGAAAAGTCGCGGCAGCAGTTTAGGCGGTTCCGTTACCAGGAGGTGACTGGACCCGAAGAGGCGCTAAGCCGGCTCAGGGAACTTTGTCGCCGGTGGCTGAGGCCTGAGATGCATACGAAGGAGCAGATCTTGGAgctgctggtgctggagcagTTCCTGAGCATCCTGCCCCAGGAGCTCCAGGCCTGGGTGCGGAAGCACTGCCCGCAGAGCGGGGAGAAAGCTGCGGCCGTGGTGCGCGCTTTTCAGAGAGCGCTTGATGGGGCCTCACCCCAG GAGTTGGTGAAGATTGAGAATGTGGCTGTGTCTCTAAACTGTGAGGAGTGGGAGCCTCTGGACCCAGCTCCGAGGGAGTTCTGCTGGGAGAGCGCACAGGAGGATCATAGGACCTCGGTCTCACTGGTCTCGCCGA GTTTGGAAACCAGAACTGAGAACAAAGACTTTATTCCAAAACAAGAAATTTTAGAAGAAGTAGAGCCTCAGGGGCAGCTACAAGAAGGGTCCCACAGGAAGGCTCCCCCTGGATGTAGTGATACTGGTGAGATAGGGGTAGAAAAGCAGTCAAGAAATCCCTCATCATTGAAACTGGAAAATTCTCCTGAAGAGGAAGGACTCCCCAGCACCGCAGATCTCAAGAATGGTCCCACGGAGGAGGGAGACTTCAGACATGACCAACTTGGGAACAGGGCCAGAAGTTCAAACTCTGTTCTTTGTCAGCACGTGCAGGCCACAGGGAGGCCCGTCGACCACAATGACCTGGGGGACAGTTGTACACAGAGTTCAGAGCCGGTAAAGCATCACACAGTGAAACCTCCCCGCTCCGTTGACAGTGAGGAACAGCTCCACAGTGCAGACCTCTTTAAGACCCAGCGACAGTTCCGTGAAGAAAGGCCATATAAATGCGGGAACTGTGAGAAGAGTTTCAAACAGCGTTCTGATCTTTTTAAACACCAGAGAATCCACACGGGGGAGAAACCCTACCAATGCCAGGAGTGCGGGAAGCGCTTCAGTCAGAGTGCTGCCCTGATCAAACACCAGAGGACACACACGGGCGAAAAGCCCTACACCTGCCCTAAGTGTGGGGACAGCTTCCGGCAGAGCTCCCATCTCACCCGGCACCAGAGGATCCACATAGGAGAGAAACACTTCGAGTGTCACGAATGCGGGGAGACCTGCCGTATTTCCAACCGTTTTagacatcagagaattcacaaaGGGGAGAGACCCTACGCGTGTGAGGAGTGCGAGAAGAGCTTCAAACGGTGCTCAGACCTCTCTAAACACCAGAGGATCCACACTGGGGAGAAGCCGTACGGGTGTTCTGTGTGTGGGAAACGCTTCAGCCAGAGTGCAACCCTCATTACGCACCAGAGGACTCACACTGGAGAAAAACCTTACAAATGTCTTGAATGCGGGGAAAGCTTTAGACAGAGTCCACACCTTATCCGACACCAAAGGATCCATAGAAATAAAGTCCCACCATTTTGA
- the ZNF789 gene encoding zinc finger protein 789 isoform X3 gives MSRLMAAILPHLQDQDVEAVFVTAGWKESLSFEDVAVYFTREEWDKLDWAQKDLYRDVMLENYRNMILLGFQFPKPEVICLLEQWEEPWILDLPRTGTRKASSSACPGSEARWKMKKPTPGQKIFKDLESCKTSAVKQQTAKGPSEKLRKCNELVDIYRLAFPTIGDECSKNFLQNLHLIQDQNAQTGRRRGQCDEYGKPFSQRSLFLQHKQIPPNAKSYKCSECGRVFRRQANFVRHHRIHTSEDPFECDICGQAFKQKSTLAVHKQCHLQKKPYKCHDCGKCFRQMAYLIEHKRIHTKEKPYKCSECERTFSQNSTLIRHQLIHSGEKPHKCVECGKAFGRHSTLMSHQQIHTKQNTHKCSECGECFSRNVDLIQHQRTHTKEEFFECRECGKTFSFKANLHRHEVIHTGERPYRCDKCGKSFIWRTSFIKHQGTHREQVSV, from the exons GAGTCGCTGTCATTTGAGGATGTGGCTGTGTACTTCACTAGAGAAGAGTGGGACAAACTTGACTGGGCTCAGAAGGACCTCTACAGAGACGTGATGCTGGAGAATTACAGGAACATGATCTTGCTGG GATTTCAGTTTCCCAAACCTGAGGTGATCTGCCTGCTGGAGCAGTGGGAAGAGCCATGGATCCTGGATCTACCAAGAACTGGGACTAGGAAGGCTTCCAGTAGTGCTTGCCCAG GTTCTGAAGCCAGATGGAAGATGAAAAAGCCAACTCCAGGGCAGAAGATCTTTAAAGACTTAGAGTCGTGTAAGACATCTGCAGTAAAGCAGCAAACAGCCAAGGGACCTTCAGAAAAGTTACGTAAATGTAACGAATTGGTGGACATTTACAGACTTGCCTTTCCCACTATTGGTGATGAATGCAGTAAGAACTTCCTTCAAAACCTTCACCTTATTCAAGATCAGAATGCTCAAACAGGGAGGAGGCGTGGCCAGTGTGATGAGTATGGAAAGCCTTTCAGTCAGAGATCACTGTTTTTGCAGCATAAGCAAATCCCTCCAAACGCAAAATCTTACaaatgcagtgaatgtgggagAGTCTTCAGACGTCAGGCAAATTTTGTTCGACATCATAGAATTCACACATCAGAGGACCCCTTTGAATGTGACATATGTGGGCAAGCCTTCAAACAGAAGTCCACTCTTGCTGTCCATAAACAGTGTCACCTGCAGAAAAAGCCATATAAATGTCATGACTGTGGAAAATGTTTCCGTCAGATGGCATATCTTATTGAACATAAGCGGATCCATACCAAAGAAAAACCCTATAAATGTAGTGAGTGTGAAAGAACGTTTAGTCAGAATTCAACCCTTATTCGACATCAGCTAATCCATAGTGGAGAAAAACCCCATAAATGTGTCGAGTGTGGAAAAGCCTTTGGTCGGCATTCGACTCTTATGAGCCATCAACAGATTCACACTAAACAGAACACTCATAAATGCAGTGAATGCGGGGAATGCTTCAGTCGGAATGTAGACCTCATTCAGCATCAAAGAACCCATACCAAGGAGGAATTCTTTGAATGTagagaatgtggaaaaacttTTAGTTTTAAGGCAAATCTTCATCGCCATGAGGTCattcatactggagagagacCTTACAGATGTGACAAATGTGGAAAATCTTTTATCTGGCGCACAAGCTTTATTAAGCATCAGGGTACTCACAGAGAACAGGTATCTGTGTGA
- the ZNF789 gene encoding zinc finger protein 789 isoform X1 — MAPRRVGSRSRKRGARVMGRSRLMAAILPHLQDQDVEAVFVTAGWKESLSFEDVAVYFTREEWDKLDWAQKDLYRDVMLENYRNMILLGFQFPKPEVICLLEQWEEPWILDLPRTGTRKASSSACPGSEARWKMKKPTPGQKIFKDLESCKTSAVKQQTAKGPSEKLRKCNELVDIYRLAFPTIGDECSKNFLQNLHLIQDQNAQTGRRRGQCDEYGKPFSQRSLFLQHKQIPPNAKSYKCSECGRVFRRQANFVRHHRIHTSEDPFECDICGQAFKQKSTLAVHKQCHLQKKPYKCHDCGKCFRQMAYLIEHKRIHTKEKPYKCSECERTFSQNSTLIRHQLIHSGEKPHKCVECGKAFGRHSTLMSHQQIHTKQNTHKCSECGECFSRNVDLIQHQRTHTKEEFFECRECGKTFSFKANLHRHEVIHTGERPYRCDKCGKSFIWRTSFIKHQGTHREQVSV; from the exons GAGTCGCTGTCATTTGAGGATGTGGCTGTGTACTTCACTAGAGAAGAGTGGGACAAACTTGACTGGGCTCAGAAGGACCTCTACAGAGACGTGATGCTGGAGAATTACAGGAACATGATCTTGCTGG GATTTCAGTTTCCCAAACCTGAGGTGATCTGCCTGCTGGAGCAGTGGGAAGAGCCATGGATCCTGGATCTACCAAGAACTGGGACTAGGAAGGCTTCCAGTAGTGCTTGCCCAG GTTCTGAAGCCAGATGGAAGATGAAAAAGCCAACTCCAGGGCAGAAGATCTTTAAAGACTTAGAGTCGTGTAAGACATCTGCAGTAAAGCAGCAAACAGCCAAGGGACCTTCAGAAAAGTTACGTAAATGTAACGAATTGGTGGACATTTACAGACTTGCCTTTCCCACTATTGGTGATGAATGCAGTAAGAACTTCCTTCAAAACCTTCACCTTATTCAAGATCAGAATGCTCAAACAGGGAGGAGGCGTGGCCAGTGTGATGAGTATGGAAAGCCTTTCAGTCAGAGATCACTGTTTTTGCAGCATAAGCAAATCCCTCCAAACGCAAAATCTTACaaatgcagtgaatgtgggagAGTCTTCAGACGTCAGGCAAATTTTGTTCGACATCATAGAATTCACACATCAGAGGACCCCTTTGAATGTGACATATGTGGGCAAGCCTTCAAACAGAAGTCCACTCTTGCTGTCCATAAACAGTGTCACCTGCAGAAAAAGCCATATAAATGTCATGACTGTGGAAAATGTTTCCGTCAGATGGCATATCTTATTGAACATAAGCGGATCCATACCAAAGAAAAACCCTATAAATGTAGTGAGTGTGAAAGAACGTTTAGTCAGAATTCAACCCTTATTCGACATCAGCTAATCCATAGTGGAGAAAAACCCCATAAATGTGTCGAGTGTGGAAAAGCCTTTGGTCGGCATTCGACTCTTATGAGCCATCAACAGATTCACACTAAACAGAACACTCATAAATGCAGTGAATGCGGGGAATGCTTCAGTCGGAATGTAGACCTCATTCAGCATCAAAGAACCCATACCAAGGAGGAATTCTTTGAATGTagagaatgtggaaaaacttTTAGTTTTAAGGCAAATCTTCATCGCCATGAGGTCattcatactggagagagacCTTACAGATGTGACAAATGTGGAAAATCTTTTATCTGGCGCACAAGCTTTATTAAGCATCAGGGTACTCACAGAGAACAGGTATCTGTGTGA
- the ZNF789 gene encoding zinc finger protein 789 isoform X2, which yields MLKRAEDLPSSVFRSRLMAAILPHLQDQDVEAVFVTAGWKESLSFEDVAVYFTREEWDKLDWAQKDLYRDVMLENYRNMILLGFQFPKPEVICLLEQWEEPWILDLPRTGTRKASSSACPGSEARWKMKKPTPGQKIFKDLESCKTSAVKQQTAKGPSEKLRKCNELVDIYRLAFPTIGDECSKNFLQNLHLIQDQNAQTGRRRGQCDEYGKPFSQRSLFLQHKQIPPNAKSYKCSECGRVFRRQANFVRHHRIHTSEDPFECDICGQAFKQKSTLAVHKQCHLQKKPYKCHDCGKCFRQMAYLIEHKRIHTKEKPYKCSECERTFSQNSTLIRHQLIHSGEKPHKCVECGKAFGRHSTLMSHQQIHTKQNTHKCSECGECFSRNVDLIQHQRTHTKEEFFECRECGKTFSFKANLHRHEVIHTGERPYRCDKCGKSFIWRTSFIKHQGTHREQVSV from the exons GAGTCGCTGTCATTTGAGGATGTGGCTGTGTACTTCACTAGAGAAGAGTGGGACAAACTTGACTGGGCTCAGAAGGACCTCTACAGAGACGTGATGCTGGAGAATTACAGGAACATGATCTTGCTGG GATTTCAGTTTCCCAAACCTGAGGTGATCTGCCTGCTGGAGCAGTGGGAAGAGCCATGGATCCTGGATCTACCAAGAACTGGGACTAGGAAGGCTTCCAGTAGTGCTTGCCCAG GTTCTGAAGCCAGATGGAAGATGAAAAAGCCAACTCCAGGGCAGAAGATCTTTAAAGACTTAGAGTCGTGTAAGACATCTGCAGTAAAGCAGCAAACAGCCAAGGGACCTTCAGAAAAGTTACGTAAATGTAACGAATTGGTGGACATTTACAGACTTGCCTTTCCCACTATTGGTGATGAATGCAGTAAGAACTTCCTTCAAAACCTTCACCTTATTCAAGATCAGAATGCTCAAACAGGGAGGAGGCGTGGCCAGTGTGATGAGTATGGAAAGCCTTTCAGTCAGAGATCACTGTTTTTGCAGCATAAGCAAATCCCTCCAAACGCAAAATCTTACaaatgcagtgaatgtgggagAGTCTTCAGACGTCAGGCAAATTTTGTTCGACATCATAGAATTCACACATCAGAGGACCCCTTTGAATGTGACATATGTGGGCAAGCCTTCAAACAGAAGTCCACTCTTGCTGTCCATAAACAGTGTCACCTGCAGAAAAAGCCATATAAATGTCATGACTGTGGAAAATGTTTCCGTCAGATGGCATATCTTATTGAACATAAGCGGATCCATACCAAAGAAAAACCCTATAAATGTAGTGAGTGTGAAAGAACGTTTAGTCAGAATTCAACCCTTATTCGACATCAGCTAATCCATAGTGGAGAAAAACCCCATAAATGTGTCGAGTGTGGAAAAGCCTTTGGTCGGCATTCGACTCTTATGAGCCATCAACAGATTCACACTAAACAGAACACTCATAAATGCAGTGAATGCGGGGAATGCTTCAGTCGGAATGTAGACCTCATTCAGCATCAAAGAACCCATACCAAGGAGGAATTCTTTGAATGTagagaatgtggaaaaacttTTAGTTTTAAGGCAAATCTTCATCGCCATGAGGTCattcatactggagagagacCTTACAGATGTGACAAATGTGGAAAATCTTTTATCTGGCGCACAAGCTTTATTAAGCATCAGGGTACTCACAGAGAACAGGTATCTGTGTGA